A genomic region of Dactylococcopsis salina PCC 8305 contains the following coding sequences:
- the argJ gene encoding bifunctional ornithine acetyltransferase/N-acetylglutamate synthase, with protein MTNYKIISGGITAPQGFQAAGITAGLKPSHQPDLALIFSETRAIAAGVFTQSQVRAACVDYCRQQLDKQPSARAILCNSGQANAATGKQGWEDAIETAQLLAQHLKIEPQEVLLASTGVIGHRMAMTAFRAGIPPLVEHLKETGGEAAAQAILTTDLVTKTIALETTIGDRPVRIGGMAKGSGMIHPNMATMLGFITCDAAVATALWQDMVKRAVDRSFNQITVDGDTSTNDALIALANGQSRTPAITESGMEADQLEAMLTAACQHLARSIARDGEGATCLIEVQVIGAANEAAAQQVAKTIAGSSLVKSAIFGRDPNWGRIAAATGRSGVAFEAENLAIKLGDFLLLKDGQPVKFDRSAASEYLKAKAKGEYLKEDTVLITVDLGAGEAKGKAWGCDLSYDYVRINAEYTT; from the coding sequence GTGACAAATTATAAAATTATTTCAGGGGGAATCACAGCCCCTCAAGGATTTCAAGCCGCAGGAATTACAGCAGGATTAAAACCCTCTCACCAGCCAGATTTGGCGCTGATTTTTTCCGAAACGCGCGCGATCGCAGCGGGAGTCTTCACTCAATCACAAGTTCGCGCCGCTTGTGTCGATTACTGTCGCCAACAATTAGACAAACAACCCTCAGCCCGTGCAATTCTCTGTAACTCTGGACAAGCCAACGCCGCCACAGGGAAACAGGGTTGGGAAGATGCGATCGAAACGGCGCAATTGTTAGCGCAACACCTCAAAATTGAGCCACAAGAAGTGTTGCTGGCTTCCACAGGGGTAATTGGTCATCGCATGGCAATGACCGCTTTTCGTGCGGGGATTCCCCCTCTCGTGGAACACTTAAAAGAAACTGGCGGTGAAGCAGCCGCCCAAGCGATTCTCACCACAGATTTAGTCACAAAAACGATCGCGCTGGAAACAACGATCGGCGATCGTCCCGTGCGAATTGGGGGAATGGCAAAAGGATCAGGGATGATTCATCCCAACATGGCAACAATGTTAGGATTTATTACCTGTGATGCGGCAGTGGCAACCGCTTTGTGGCAAGATATGGTCAAACGAGCGGTCGATCGCAGCTTTAACCAGATTACTGTTGATGGTGATACCAGTACCAATGACGCATTGATTGCTCTCGCTAATGGTCAGTCACGCACCCCCGCGATTACCGAAAGCGGTATGGAAGCGGATCAACTGGAAGCAATGCTTACCGCAGCTTGTCAACATCTGGCGCGATCGATCGCGAGAGACGGCGAAGGCGCAACCTGTTTAATCGAAGTGCAAGTGATCGGTGCTGCCAATGAAGCTGCCGCGCAACAAGTGGCAAAAACGATCGCGGGTTCATCCTTAGTCAAATCAGCGATTTTTGGGCGCGATCCCAACTGGGGAAGAATTGCCGCCGCCACTGGACGATCGGGTGTCGCCTTTGAAGCGGAAAATTTAGCAATTAAATTGGGGGATTTCTTATTATTAAAAGACGGTCAACCCGTCAAATTCGATCGATCTGCCGCCAGTGAGTATTTAAAAGCAAAAGCCAAAGGAGAATACTTGAAAGAAGATACCGTTTTGATCACCGTTGATCTCGGTGCTGGAGAAGCAAAAGGGAAAGCCTGGGGTTGCGATCTCAGTTATGATTACGTCCGCATTAACGCTGAATATACCACCTAA
- the gatB gene encoding Asp-tRNA(Asn)/Glu-tRNA(Gln) amidotransferase subunit GatB, producing MTTAAPTKTKYEAVIGLETHCQLNTATKIFSPVSTAFGAQPNTNVSPICLGYPGVLPVLNQKVLESAVKTGLALNCQIAPYSKFDRKHYFYADLPKNYQISQYDLPIAEQGWLEIEIVEKPGSEPIRKKIGITRLHMEEDAGKLVHVGSDRLSGSTHSLVDFNRAGVPLLEIVSEPDIRTGKEAAEYAQELRRIIRYLGVGDGNMQEGSLRCDVNVSVRPVGSSEFGTKIEIKNMNSFSAIEKAIDYEIQRQVKALENGEALYQETRLWEEGSQRTISMRSKEGSSDYRYFPEPDLPPIQVSQSQLEEWQSELPELPAAKRHRYQEAFGLSAYDTNVLTDDRSVAEYFETAVATDADPKQVANWVTQDIAAHLNENKIKITDLPLTPDALAELVNLIDQGTISGKIAKEILPELLSNGGSPKAMVEEKGLTQISDSGELEGIIDQVLADHPEEVEKYRGGKKKLQGFFVGQVMKRTSGRADPKLTNQLLGKKLNG from the coding sequence ATGACAACTGCGGCACCGACAAAAACCAAATACGAAGCGGTCATTGGGCTAGAAACCCACTGTCAACTCAATACCGCAACGAAAATTTTTAGCCCCGTTTCTACGGCGTTTGGCGCTCAACCGAACACGAATGTTTCTCCGATTTGTTTGGGTTATCCTGGCGTGTTGCCAGTATTAAACCAAAAAGTGCTAGAATCGGCGGTGAAAACGGGATTGGCTTTGAACTGTCAAATCGCGCCTTACAGTAAGTTCGATCGAAAGCATTATTTCTATGCAGACCTCCCGAAAAATTATCAAATTTCTCAGTATGATCTCCCCATCGCTGAACAGGGTTGGCTAGAAATCGAAATCGTGGAAAAGCCAGGCAGTGAACCGATACGGAAAAAAATTGGTATCACTCGTTTACACATGGAAGAAGATGCTGGAAAATTAGTTCATGTGGGAAGCGATCGACTTTCTGGCTCAACCCATTCCCTAGTCGATTTTAACCGCGCTGGTGTTCCCCTATTAGAAATTGTTTCTGAACCTGATATTCGTACTGGCAAAGAAGCCGCCGAATATGCCCAAGAGTTACGACGGATTATTCGTTATCTTGGAGTCGGTGATGGCAATATGCAGGAAGGGTCTCTCCGTTGTGATGTCAATGTTTCCGTTCGTCCTGTGGGAAGCAGTGAGTTTGGGACGAAAATTGAGATCAAGAATATGAACTCTTTTAGCGCCATTGAAAAAGCTATTGACTACGAAATTCAACGGCAAGTGAAGGCTTTAGAAAACGGAGAAGCACTCTACCAAGAAACTCGTCTTTGGGAAGAAGGAAGTCAACGCACGATCAGTATGCGAAGTAAGGAAGGATCGAGTGACTATCGGTATTTTCCCGAACCAGATTTACCACCGATTCAAGTTTCTCAATCCCAACTAGAGGAATGGCAGTCAGAATTACCAGAACTTCCTGCGGCGAAACGGCATCGCTACCAAGAAGCATTCGGGTTGTCTGCCTATGATACCAATGTTTTAACCGATGATCGATCGGTCGCAGAGTATTTTGAAACAGCAGTCGCCACCGATGCTGATCCCAAACAAGTAGCAAACTGGGTAACTCAAGATATTGCAGCCCATCTCAACGAGAACAAAATCAAAATTACTGATTTGCCTCTCACTCCCGACGCACTAGCGGAATTAGTGAACTTGATTGACCAAGGTACAATTAGCGGAAAAATTGCGAAGGAGATTCTGCCAGAATTATTAAGCAACGGCGGTTCACCGAAAGCAATGGTCGAGGAGAAGGGGTTAACCCAAATTTCCGACAGTGGCGAATTAGAGGGAATTATTGATCAGGTGTTAGCGGATCATCCCGAAGAAGTGGAAAAATATCGCGGTGGGAAGAAGAAACTCCAAGGCTTTTTTGTCGGTCAAGTAATGAAGCGGACAAGTGGACGTGCTGATCCAAAATTAACGAACCAATTGTTAGGGAAAAAGTTGAACGGTTAA
- a CDS encoding DUF1830 domain-containing protein — MTTMATQPLETENKMLLCHFFNHRDQVVIARISNIPNWYLERVVFPAQRFLFEAPEEAVLEIHSPEQGTIHEDTIPCRDLSISQDALNN; from the coding sequence ATGACGACCATGGCAACTCAGCCTTTAGAAACAGAAAATAAAATGTTACTGTGTCACTTTTTTAATCACCGTGATCAAGTCGTGATTGCTCGCATCAGTAATATTCCCAATTGGTATCTAGAAAGAGTCGTTTTTCCAGCGCAAAGATTCTTATTTGAAGCACCGGAAGAAGCGGTTTTAGAGATTCACTCTCCAGAACAAGGAACGATCCATGAAGACACGATTCCCTGTCGCGATCTTTCGATTAGTCAAGATGCTTTAAATAATTAA
- a CDS encoding NAD(P)H dehydrogenase subunit NdhS: MIFPGTKVKVTNIDDTYYRFEGLVQRITDDNVAVLFEGGNWDRLVTFKFSELEEVTPRKGRK, from the coding sequence ATGATTTTTCCTGGCACTAAAGTAAAAGTTACTAACATTGATGATACTTATTACCGTTTTGAGGGCTTAGTACAACGCATTACCGACGATAACGTAGCGGTTTTATTTGAAGGAGGAAACTGGGATAGACTGGTAACATTTAAGTTCTCAGAATTAGAAGAAGTGACTCCCCGTAAAGGTCGCAAGTAA
- a CDS encoding HAS-barrel domain-containing protein, giving the protein MRIPLPQFSTENLHPNHFAEVIETTTTDFLAQCLEPEDLSFPVMPPFGSWVKSFDEESGNEVLAVVTYATTTPIDSIHRARALGLSLSDLREEQPQIFAMLKTEFRVNMLGFFSPESERNGNGFRGGRCYQYLPPRPPQVHQGVYYCETTEVMRFTEELDFLRTLLDVKTVPVDSLLAAVLRNIYQLRQADREWLIEAGRKLGSLLKDDYDRLRYILSQVHF; this is encoded by the coding sequence ATGCGTATTCCTCTCCCACAATTTTCCACCGAGAATCTTCACCCGAATCATTTTGCTGAGGTGATTGAAACGACAACGACCGATTTTCTCGCCCAATGTTTAGAACCAGAAGACCTGTCTTTTCCAGTGATGCCACCGTTTGGGAGTTGGGTGAAGTCTTTTGATGAGGAATCGGGAAATGAGGTATTAGCGGTGGTGACTTATGCAACAACGACTCCCATTGATTCCATACACCGCGCTCGTGCGTTGGGTCTCTCCTTAAGTGATTTACGAGAGGAACAGCCGCAAATTTTTGCAATGTTGAAAACTGAGTTTCGGGTGAATATGCTAGGCTTTTTCAGTCCCGAATCAGAAAGGAATGGAAATGGATTCAGGGGAGGACGATGTTATCAATATCTCCCACCGCGTCCACCGCAAGTTCATCAAGGGGTCTATTATTGTGAAACAACGGAAGTAATGCGGTTTACGGAGGAACTGGATTTTTTGCGGACGTTGTTGGATGTGAAAACCGTTCCTGTGGATTCTTTGTTAGCGGCGGTGTTACGGAATATTTACCAACTCCGTCAAGCCGATCGAGAATGGTTAATTGAAGCAGGACGGAAGTTAGGTTCTTTACTCAAAGATGATTACGATCGGTTACGCTATATTCTAAGTCAGGTTCATTTTTAA
- a CDS encoding DUF3067 family protein: MTGQELQKLIVDKWGYSFDVQLRRLRDKVYLQVMWRYLEQASFPLSEKEYLEHLNAVSSYLEAWGSVNQVEDFITKTKERPRLGKAVNIPLDLGERASEWIVEGSAL; encoded by the coding sequence ATGACGGGACAAGAGTTGCAAAAACTGATTGTAGATAAATGGGGCTATTCCTTCGATGTGCAGTTACGTCGCTTGCGCGATAAAGTCTATTTGCAGGTGATGTGGCGCTATCTGGAACAGGCTTCGTTTCCTTTGAGTGAAAAGGAATATCTAGAACATCTTAACGCGGTTTCCAGTTATTTAGAAGCCTGGGGAAGCGTTAACCAAGTGGAAGATTTTATTACTAAAACCAAAGAACGTCCTCGTTTGGGAAAAGCGGTGAATATTCCCCTTGATCTTGGCGAAAGAGCTTCGGAATGGATTGTAGAAGGATCAGCCCTTTAA
- the accD gene encoding acetyl-CoA carboxylase, carboxyltransferase subunit beta yields the protein MSLFDWFANRQKSEPDLKPNQEREIADGLWSKCESCGVLAYTKDLQANHFVCSECNHHLRVDSNERIRQLIDPETWQPLNEQLRPTDPLNFHDRKAYSDRLQEAQEKTDLTEGVQTGTGLIDGLPLALGVMDFRFMGGSMGSVVGEKICRLVEHATEQAFPLAIICASGGARMQEGMLSLMQMAKISGALQRHREAGLLYIPVLTHPTTGGVTASFAMLGDVTLAEPKATIGFAGKRVIEQTLREKLPEGFQTSEYLLQHGFVDAIINRFQLKKTIAQLICLHQPYFPTSSQPITVTSDQ from the coding sequence ATGTCCTTATTTGACTGGTTTGCCAATCGTCAGAAATCAGAACCAGATTTAAAACCAAACCAAGAGCGAGAAATTGCTGATGGATTGTGGAGTAAATGCGAATCCTGTGGCGTACTCGCCTATACCAAAGACTTACAAGCGAATCATTTTGTTTGTAGTGAATGCAATCATCATCTCCGCGTTGATAGCAATGAGCGCATTCGCCAACTGATTGATCCTGAAACTTGGCAGCCCTTAAATGAACAGTTACGCCCCACTGATCCTCTTAACTTCCATGATCGTAAAGCCTACAGCGATCGATTGCAAGAAGCGCAAGAAAAAACCGATCTCACAGAAGGGGTGCAAACTGGCACAGGTTTAATTGATGGACTCCCCTTAGCATTAGGCGTAATGGATTTCCGTTTCATGGGGGGAAGCATGGGATCAGTCGTGGGAGAAAAAATCTGTCGCCTCGTGGAACACGCCACCGAACAAGCCTTTCCCCTCGCGATTATTTGTGCTTCTGGAGGCGCAAGAATGCAGGAAGGAATGCTCAGTTTGATGCAAATGGCGAAGATTTCTGGGGCGCTACAACGTCATCGGGAAGCTGGTTTGCTTTATATTCCTGTTTTAACTCATCCCACCACAGGTGGCGTTACCGCCAGTTTTGCTATGCTGGGAGATGTCACTCTCGCTGAACCCAAAGCAACGATCGGGTTTGCGGGAAAACGAGTGATTGAGCAAACCTTACGGGAAAAACTTCCTGAAGGCTTCCAAACCTCAGAATATCTCTTACAACATGGCTTTGTGGATGCGATTATCAACCGTTTTCAACTGAAAAAAACGATCGCGCAGTTAATCTGTTTACATCAGCCTTATTTTCCCACTTCATCTCAACCCATTACAGTGACCAGTGATCAGTGA
- a CDS encoding acyl-CoA thioesterase: MIDDVMIVPYRVRLADTDAAGVVYFAHLLRMCHTAYEEVLIQRGIDLQKYLQEGTIAIPIIHGEIDCLRPIFWGDLLLIALTPQFLSDTELLISYQLTSETASKTILAQGKTQHVCINPKTRRRIAFPQEFRSSLEQE, encoded by the coding sequence ATGATTGATGATGTGATGATTGTTCCTTATCGGGTGCGTTTAGCGGATACAGATGCAGCAGGAGTGGTTTATTTCGCTCACTTATTACGGATGTGCCACACTGCTTATGAAGAAGTTTTAATTCAGCGTGGGATTGATCTTCAAAAATACTTGCAAGAGGGAACAATTGCGATTCCGATTATTCATGGGGAAATAGATTGCTTGCGTCCGATTTTTTGGGGGGATTTGCTTCTCATTGCGTTAACTCCCCAATTTCTTTCGGACACAGAACTGTTGATTAGTTATCAGTTAACCTCCGAAACTGCATCAAAAACAATTTTGGCACAGGGAAAAACTCAGCACGTTTGCATTAATCCTAAAACTCGCCGTCGTATTGCTTTTCCTCAAGAATTTCGATCGAGCTTAGAGCAAGAATAA
- a CDS encoding M48 family metallopeptidase encodes MKQNLIGLKANEFRHPLDLEATQSLQQFPGWDVAVRTVLGGVAEQFFYLQNVAASVKVSEKQLPDLHKLLIEACQRLDVDVPELYIKQNPAPNAYTFAMRGKQPFIVIHTSLVELLTPEEIQAVIAHELGHLKCEHGVYLTLVNIAVLAAGLLPNWGVILAQSLQDQMLEWIRCAEFSCDRAALLAVQDPKVVMSVLMKLAGGSPTLAPQLNLGAFIDQARAYDQMSETQLGDLLKTAQTQQLSHPVPVIRAQAIDRWASSPQYQRLLEQHQSSYNGEAMQKGKWRNW; translated from the coding sequence GTGAAACAGAATCTAATCGGACTCAAAGCCAATGAATTTCGCCATCCCCTAGACTTAGAAGCCACCCAATCTCTACAACAGTTTCCAGGTTGGGATGTTGCTGTCAGAACCGTTTTAGGGGGAGTCGCTGAACAATTTTTCTATCTTCAGAATGTCGCAGCCAGTGTTAAGGTGAGCGAGAAACAACTTCCTGATTTGCATAAACTTCTAATCGAAGCCTGTCAGCGACTGGATGTTGATGTTCCTGAATTGTACATTAAGCAAAATCCCGCACCAAATGCTTACACTTTTGCCATGCGAGGGAAACAGCCCTTTATTGTTATCCATACTTCTCTCGTGGAATTATTGACTCCTGAAGAAATTCAAGCGGTCATTGCTCACGAATTGGGGCATCTAAAATGTGAGCATGGGGTATATTTAACTTTGGTGAATATTGCCGTCTTAGCGGCGGGATTATTGCCCAATTGGGGCGTAATTTTAGCCCAGTCTCTACAAGATCAGATGTTAGAATGGATTCGTTGCGCTGAGTTTAGCTGCGATCGAGCGGCGCTTCTGGCGGTACAAGACCCCAAAGTTGTGATGTCGGTTCTAATGAAACTGGCTGGCGGTTCTCCTACCCTCGCGCCACAATTGAATTTAGGCGCATTTATTGATCAGGCGAGAGCTTACGATCAAATGAGCGAGACACAATTGGGAGACTTGCTGAAAACCGCTCAAACTCAACAACTCAGTCATCCTGTTCCTGTAATTCGCGCTCAAGCCATCGATCGATGGGCGAGTTCTCCTCAATATCAGCGCTTGCTAGAACAGCATCAAAGCAGTTATAATGGGGAAGCCATGCAAAAGGGCAAGTGGCGGAATTGGTAG